One Setaria italica strain Yugu1 chromosome I, Setaria_italica_v2.0, whole genome shotgun sequence DNA window includes the following coding sequences:
- the LOC101753853 gene encoding vegetative cell wall protein gp1-like: MAVAAAAAPLLLPIPTARSLPAALLPTPPPTGRLIPSPDSPAPPIHRLSPSPAYIPPCRRLAACSPYSPRAGGAQPRPLARSRHTFRAHFPRAADPCPLGPVRPAVPPPRGLLARFHRAVGAPPRPLTRSRHGFCAQFARCDPHPAANPPPHRLSCFPRAADPCPLGPVLRPPLTRRLFASPASPAPPIHRLPPSLVYVPPSRRLAACSPDSPAPSAPHLAPSPAPAAPSASNPGRTSASKSWFRDKAARADRALPSSLERNANLALPSLPKRIKGFKVPGRVSLSWVKDRVAGSDVLANSGCRKRNLTSPADNIGKKMRYESPPSSEDSGSDSELEFYAGPAFRLTSLG, encoded by the exons atggccgtcgccgccgcggctgctcCGCTGCTCCTCCCCATCCCGACCGCTCGCAGCTTGCCCGCCGCCTTgctccccaccccgccgccgaccggccGCCTCATCCCCTCCCCGGATtcccccgcgccgccgatcCATCGCTTGTCCCCCTCGCCCGCTTACatcccgccgtgccgccgcctcgccgcttGTTCGCCTTATtccccccgcgccggcggcgcccaacCTCGCCCCCTCGCCCGCTCTCGCCACACCTTCCGCGCGCACTtcccccgcgccgccgatcCATGCCCGCTCGGCCCCGTACgtcccgccgtgccgccgcctcgCGGCTTGCTCGCCCGATTCCACCGCGCCGTCGGCGCCCCGCCTCGCCCCCTCACCCGCTCCCGCCACGGCTTCTGCGCGCAGTTCGCCCGCTGTGATCCCCACCCCGCCGCTAACCCCCCGCCTCATCGCCTCTCCTGCTtcccccgcgccgccgatcCATGCCCGCTCGGCCCCGTAC TTCGCCCGCCGCTGACCCGCCGCCTATTCGCCTCTCCGGCTtcccccgcgccgccgatcCATCGCTTGCCCCCCTCGCTGGTGTACGTCccgccatcccgccgcctcGCGGCTTGCTCGCCGGATTCCCCCGCGCCGTCGGCGCCCCACCTCGCCCCCTCACCCGCTCCCGCCGCTCCTTCTGCGTCCAACCCGGGCCGCACGTCCGCCAGCAAAAGCTGGTTCCGGGACAAGGCGGCCCGTGCCGATCGTGCGCTGCCGTCCTCACTGGAGAGGAATGCCAATCTTGCGCTGCCGTCCTTGCCGAAGAGGATCAAGGGGTTCAAGGTCCCCGGCCGTGTCTCGCTCAGCTGGGTGAAGGATAGGGTCGCTGGCTCCGATGTGCTGGCGAACAGCGGTTGTCGCAAGCGGAATTTGACGTCGCCTGCTGATAACATCGGTAAGAAAATGAGGTATGAATCTCCACCTTCGTCAGAGGACTCCGGCTCTGATTCAGAGCTGGAGTTCTACGCCGGTCCAGCGTTTC GTTTGACTAGTTTAGGTTAG